Proteins encoded by one window of Desulfovibrio sp. Fe33:
- a CDS encoding HprK-related kinase B, whose protein sequence is MKLTGTTRRELAEAVKTACPAARKLFLDLGGCRIRVDSSSDELNDALAAYFKEFVTESGDSDIVVSTHETPAPESDLDFNVKQPDPGKTKIKEEWIDLPDGRVVRKRLTGMHFIFGDGENVAVGPCLKNSNQVINFINNRFIECKLNRGGFLGHAAGVRSGERGISLAGFSGAGKSTLALHLMSKGTTFVSNDRVMVEENGGGLFMYGVAKQPRINPGTALNNPDLCRIVEPDLRERFLSLPQDELWQLEHKYDALIDECYGPGKFELRCPMNGLVILNWKREDLPMRADFVDPRERKDLLPAFMKPTGLFYLPDDPARREDPDEDAYADILAKADLIEISGGIDFDRASEVCLHYMKTGLLPAD, encoded by the coding sequence ATGAAACTGACCGGCACGACCCGCAGGGAGCTGGCCGAGGCCGTGAAGACGGCCTGCCCCGCCGCCCGCAAACTCTTCCTCGACCTCGGCGGCTGCCGCATCCGGGTGGACAGTTCCTCGGACGAGCTCAATGACGCCCTGGCCGCATACTTCAAGGAATTCGTCACGGAAAGCGGCGATTCCGACATCGTCGTCTCGACCCACGAGACCCCCGCCCCCGAGTCCGATCTCGATTTCAACGTCAAGCAGCCAGATCCCGGCAAGACCAAGATCAAGGAGGAATGGATCGACCTGCCCGACGGACGAGTCGTGCGCAAGCGGCTGACCGGAATGCACTTCATTTTCGGCGACGGCGAAAACGTGGCCGTGGGGCCGTGCCTGAAAAACTCCAACCAGGTCATCAATTTCATCAACAACCGGTTCATCGAGTGCAAGCTCAACCGGGGCGGATTCCTGGGCCATGCAGCGGGAGTCCGCTCGGGGGAACGCGGCATCTCCCTGGCCGGATTCTCGGGCGCAGGCAAATCCACCCTGGCCCTGCACCTCATGAGCAAGGGCACCACTTTCGTCTCCAACGACCGGGTCATGGTCGAAGAGAACGGCGGGGGCCTGTTCATGTACGGGGTGGCCAAACAGCCCCGCATCAATCCCGGCACGGCCCTGAACAACCCGGACCTCTGCCGCATCGTGGAGCCGGATCTGCGCGAACGGTTCCTGTCCCTGCCGCAGGACGAACTGTGGCAACTGGAGCACAAGTACGACGCCCTCATCGACGAATGCTACGGACCGGGCAAATTCGAGCTGCGCTGCCCCATGAACGGGCTGGTCATCCTCAACTGGAAACGGGAAGATCTCCCCATGCGCGCCGACTTCGTGGACCCGAGGGAGCGCAAGGACCTCCTGCCCGCGTTCATGAAGCCCACGGGGCTGTTCTATCTGCCTGACGATCCCGCGCGCCGCGAAGACCCGGACGAGGACGCCTACGCCGACATCCTTGCCAAGGCGGACCTCATAGAAATATCCGGGGGCATAGACTTCGACCGCGCTTCCGAGGTATGCCTGCACTATATGAAAACCGGTCTTCTTCCGGCCGATTGA